GCCTCGTAGTAGTCCTCGGGAATCCCCTGGAGCGCCGCCAGGAAGATGAGGAAGCAGAACGGCGTCCACTGCCAGATGTCCACCAGCAGCACCGAGGCGAGCGCCCAGCGGGGGTTCGAGAGCCAGGGGATCCTCGTGCCCAGCAGACCGTTGGCCAGGCCCCCCTCCTCGTAGAAGATCGTGCGGAAGAGGAAACCGACGGCGATGGGCGTGGCGAAGAGCGGCGCGGTCAGGAGCGTCCGCAGCACGCCGCGCCCCGGCAGGGGGCGGTGGAACAGCAGGGCGAGCGCCATGCCCAGGACGAGCTGGGCCGTGACCCCGCAGGCCACGAAGACCAGCGTGACGCCGAGCGACTCCCAGGCCCGTCGGTCGTGGAGGAACGCGGCGTAGTTGGCGAGGCCGACGAACTGCTCGGGCTCGCCCACCTTGGCGCTGTAGAACGACAGCCGCACGCTGTAGAGGAGCGGGAACAGGGTGAAGCAGAGCACCCACGCGACGGCGGGGAGAATGAAGAGGAGCTGGATGTGCCGTTGGCGACGCACGGGGATGTCCAAGGAGGAGCAAGGGATAGGCGGATGGATAGATGGATGGAAGAGCGGATGGCCGTGGCTCTGTGGCAACCATCCACTCATCCACTCATCCATTCATCCAACCATCCACCTACTTCCTGTAGCCAATTGCTCTCTGGTACTGCTTGAGCTGCGCCGCGCGGCCGCGGCGCTCGGTGATCTTGGCCCACTCGGCCGCCGTGCGGTCGAGGGCCTCCTGGGGCTTGAGCGTGCCGACCATCGTGGCCGAGAGGTTCTGGTCGAGCGCCCGCCAGTACTCCTCGGCCCCGTTGATCCGCAGGTAGGGCATCATCGTCTTCGCGAAGAAGTTGGCGTGGTAGGCGTCGAGGTAGAACTTCAGGTCGCTCTCGTTCCAGCCCGCGTCGAGGTAGCCCTGGAGCGTGGCCGTGCCGTGCGGCGGCAGGAAGTGGATGCTCGCGCCGGGGTCCACCCCCGTCCAGCCGCGGTTGGCGTTCCACAGGCTCACCGGCTCGGTAGCCATGAGGGCGTAGAGGCTGTAGACGAGCTCGGGGTTCCTGGACTTCGCGGAGATGACGCCGTGCCAGGAGCCGCCCACGGTGTTGCCCACGACGTTGGGGGTGTCGAGCTTCACCCACTCGTTCCTGTTCATGTCGTAGACGTCGGTGGAGCCGGGCAGGATGGCCGCGCCGAGCTTGCCCTTGATCTTCGAGCGGGTCGCGTCCTGCACCAGCGCGCCCACGTCGCCCCACGAGAAGACGAAGATGCTCTTGCCGCGCAGGAACCAGTCCCAGGCCGTCCCCAGGTCCCAGGCCGATTGGGCGGCGGGGCCGCACTTCGACAGCTCGTAGAGCATCTCGAGCGCGCGCACGTGGCCGGGCTGGTTGATCAGCGGCTCCATCGTCTCGGGGTCGAACCAGTAGTTGTTCGTGCCGCGGGTGACCTTGTCGCCGCCGAGGACCACGAAGGGGGCCGAGAGCGACATGAAGTGGAACATGCCCTGCTCGTTCACGCGGAAGTGCATCACGATCCCCGTGTCGGGCTCGGGGTCGTTCGCGTCCCAGTTCTTCCCGTTGAAGAACTTCGCGATGGCGAGCACGTCCTGCCAGGTCCGGACGGGGAAGGGCATGTCCCGGCCTGTCTCGGCCTTGAACTTCTTGTGCCACTCGGGGTCGGAGAGGATGTCGTGGCGCCAGTAGAGCACCTGGCCGTCGCTGTCGTTGAGCGTGCCGTACCACTTGCCCTCCCAGGTGTAGAGGGTTTGGAGGGCGGGCGGCATCCAGGCGGGGTCCCACCGCGGGAAGCGCGGGTCGCGGATGTAGGCGTCCGTGGGCACGATGTAGCCGGGGGTGGCATACTCGCCCATGAACCAGGAGGCCTGCATGAAGCCGTCGAACTGCCCGCTGCCGAGGCGCAGGTCGGTGATGCTCTTGTTGAGCAGTTCGGCGATGGGCACCTCCACGATGTCGAGGCGGGCGCCCGTCAGCTCCTCCCAGGCGGGCCGCAGGCGGTAGAGCGGCCCGGAGATGCCGCCCTTGGGGCCGCTGTTGAGCACCAGGATGGCGATGCGTTGGCCCGCGAACGGCACCTTGCCCTTGCCGAACATCGCGCCGAGCTGGTCCTTCGTGAGGCGGATCGCCTCCTGGTCCTCGAAGGTGGTGAGGGTCACGCCCCCGTCGTCGTGCCAGGCGAGGAACCGGTAGTCGCCGCGCGCGGCGGCGGCCCCTCGGTCCTCCTCGCCGCCGCAGCCGGCGAGCAGCGCCGCCACGACCGCAAGACACCCGACCCCCGTTGGCCAGGAAAACCGCAGCATCGCGAGTCCTCCTTTCAGATGGATGATACCGATCTACCAGTTCCCGCCGCTCGCGTCAACGGCGAGTGCGGCGGATGGGGGTCAAGCTGGCCCTCCGCCAGCGGCGCGGGCCGCTGCGGCAAGCGGCCAGCAGGCTGCCCTCCTCCCGAAGGACTTCCGACGTCTCCACCACCCCTTTTCCATTCCCCGTGACACTTGCAAGTCGAGTGCCCATGGGATAATATAAGAAGGGTGGAGACCAGCGATTACGGGCCGCCCATAGGGGGGCGGCACGAGGCCGGCGGGAGAGAGGGGTTCGAACTTGCCGCACAGAGGCTTCAGGGCGCGCCGCACGGGCTTCACGCTCGTCGAGATGCTGGTGGTGATCGGGATCATCGTGATGCTGGCCGGGATCACGCTGCCGGCCATCTTCCGCTCGCAGGTGGCTGCTCGCGAGACCTACTGCAAGAACAACCTGAGCCAGATCGGCAAGGGGCTCTTCTCGTACATGGTGAACTGGGACCGCCGCTTCATCGCGAACCGGCCGCCGGCGCTGGTGACTTCGACCCGGCAGATCCCCGACCCCGTGTTCACGAGCTTCGACGATCTCAGCCCCCTGTGGGGGGTGCCCTCCGCCCGCTTCGAGCGGAAGGGCGGCACCTTCCGCTATGTGCCCGTGGTCACCGAGTCGTACGTGCAGGATGTGCGGGCCTTCAACTGCCCCACGACCCGCGACGTCGCGGGCAAGCTGAAGCAGAAGGAGGAGTGGTGGAAGGAACTCCGGTACAAGCGGGACGGCAAGGCGCTGACGTTCACGTGGAGCTCCGGCTACACATTCACCACGAGCACCCCGACGCCGCCCCCGCAGCTCAGCTATGAGTATGCGGGCGAGTTCAACCCCAGCATGCAGTACATCGGCATCAACAGCAACAAGGCGTGGCTGGTGCACGACGACGACTCGAACATCGAAAACACGCAGGCGATCCTGGTGAACAAGGACTATAAGGGACTGGAGCTGACGGCGAAGTCGAACCACGGCAAGCGGGGCGGCAACATGCTCTTCCTGGATGGCAGGGCGGAGTGGATCCCGAGCATTGACTGGGTCCAGCACGTCATCGAGGGGATCCGGGAGTGGGAGAAGGTGACCACGTGGAGCATGCCCAGCGGGTACTACGGCATCCCGTGAGCCGTGGGCGGACGTTCCTCTCCGACCAGTATTGCAGATGGCACCGGCGGCCCGCCCGCGCGATTTCCGATTTGATCGCCGGGCGAAGGCCTGTTAGAATCCTGGCTCATTTCGTGCCGGGCTTGTGAAGCATTTCATGTGAGGCTCCCGCGGCCGTCCGGCCGGCCGCGGCGCCGGGCGGAGCCACAGGCTCCAGGAGGCCACGGATGCTCTCGGACATCGAAATCGCCCAAGCGGCCAAGGTCAAGCCCATCGCGGAGATCGCCGAAAAGGCCGGCATTCCCCGCGACATGCTCGAGCTGCACGGCGACTTCAAGGCCAAGGTGAAGCTGGAGATCCTGGGCAGGCTCCAGGGCCGGCCGAACGGCAAGTACATTGACGTCACCGCCATCACCCCCACGCCGCTGGGCGAGGGCAAAACGGTCACCACGATCGGCGTCTCGCAGGGCCTCAACTACATCGGCAAGAAGGTCATCACGTGCATTCGCCAGCCCTCGCAGGGCCCCACCTTCGGCATCAAGGGCGGCGCCGCCGGCGGCGGCTACGCCCAGGTCATCCCGATGGAAGACTTCAACCTCCACCTCACCGGCGACATCCACGCCGTCGGCGCGGCCCACAACCTCCTCGCCGCCGCCATTGACGCCCGCATCCTGCACGAAGACACCCTGTCCGACAAAGCCCTCGCCAAGATGGGCCTCAAGCGGCTGGACATTGACCCCTACTCGATCATGTGGAACCGCGTGGTGGACGTTTCGGACCGCGCGCTCCGCAACATCATCGTGGGCCTCGGCGGCGAGGGGGACGGGCGGCCCCGCCAGACCGGCTTC
The Planctomycetota bacterium DNA segment above includes these coding regions:
- a CDS encoding sugar ABC transporter permease, with product MRRQRHIQLLFILPAVAWVLCFTLFPLLYSVRLSFYSAKVGEPEQFVGLANYAAFLHDRRAWESLGVTLVFVACGVTAQLVLGMALALLFHRPLPGRGVLRTLLTAPLFATPIAVGFLFRTIFYEEGGLANGLLGTRIPWLSNPRWALASVLLVDIWQWTPFCFLIFLAALQGIPEDYYEAARLETRSGWALFRRITLPILMPTVTLVLLLRLTEAFKVLDIPYTLTGGGPGTSTQVLSLYAYFVGLRNLNFGYASCVSVVMLLLVTGMILVLFRRMRQVYQ
- a CDS encoding extracellular solute-binding protein — translated: MLRFSWPTGVGCLAVVAALLAGCGGEEDRGAAAARGDYRFLAWHDDGGVTLTTFEDQEAIRLTKDQLGAMFGKGKVPFAGQRIAILVLNSGPKGGISGPLYRLRPAWEELTGARLDIVEVPIAELLNKSITDLRLGSGQFDGFMQASWFMGEYATPGYIVPTDAYIRDPRFPRWDPAWMPPALQTLYTWEGKWYGTLNDSDGQVLYWRHDILSDPEWHKKFKAETGRDMPFPVRTWQDVLAIAKFFNGKNWDANDPEPDTGIVMHFRVNEQGMFHFMSLSAPFVVLGGDKVTRGTNNYWFDPETMEPLINQPGHVRALEMLYELSKCGPAAQSAWDLGTAWDWFLRGKSIFVFSWGDVGALVQDATRSKIKGKLGAAILPGSTDVYDMNRNEWVKLDTPNVVGNTVGGSWHGVISAKSRNPELVYSLYALMATEPVSLWNANRGWTGVDPGASIHFLPPHGTATLQGYLDAGWNESDLKFYLDAYHANFFAKTMMPYLRINGAEEYWRALDQNLSATMVGTLKPQEALDRTAAEWAKITERRGRAAQLKQYQRAIGYRK
- a CDS encoding type II secretion system protein yields the protein MPHRGFRARRTGFTLVEMLVVIGIIVMLAGITLPAIFRSQVAARETYCKNNLSQIGKGLFSYMVNWDRRFIANRPPALVTSTRQIPDPVFTSFDDLSPLWGVPSARFERKGGTFRYVPVVTESYVQDVRAFNCPTTRDVAGKLKQKEEWWKELRYKRDGKALTFTWSSGYTFTTSTPTPPPQLSYEYAGEFNPSMQYIGINSNKAWLVHDDDSNIENTQAILVNKDYKGLELTAKSNHGKRGGNMLFLDGRAEWIPSIDWVQHVIEGIREWEKVTTWSMPSGYYGIP